One genomic window of Vulpes vulpes isolate BD-2025 chromosome 11, VulVul3, whole genome shotgun sequence includes the following:
- the LOC112932518 gene encoding serotransferrin-like, with protein sequence MRVIGQEGCANTGGQRFCLPAGPEIKGPGTPGGGAEAHRSVLQAPSHRPRKMRLAVRALLACAVLGLCLAVSPDRTVRWCTVSNHEASKCSSFMENMKTVLENGPFVSCVKRTSYLECIKAIWANEADAVTLDAGLVFEAGLNPYNLKPVVAEFYGKDKETRYYAVAVVKKSSTFNLNQLQGKKSCHTGLGRSAGWNIPMGLLYWKLPEPRESLQKAASSFFAASCVPCVDRTAFPKLCQLCVGKGTDKCACSNHEPYFGYSGAFKCLMEDAGEVAFVKHSTVLENLPNKADLDQYELLCPDNTRKPVEEYRQCHLAMVPSHAVVARSVGGKEDLIWELLNQAQEHYGKDKSKVFQLFSSSLGKDLLFKDSAEGFFRIPPKMDTWLYLGYEYVTALRNLREDVRPDTPRDECKKVKWCAVGHHEIAKCDEWSVNSEGKIECESAESTEDCIAKIAKGEADAMSLDGGYIYIAGQCGLVPVLAENYKTQGSTCSDTAEEGYLAVAVVKKLDETISWNNLQGRKSCHTAVERTAGWNIPMGLLYNRINHCEFDKFFSQGCAPGSMRNSSLCALCIGSANVPGKECVPNNHERYYGYTGAFRCLVEKGDVAFVKDQTVLQNTGGKNTEDWAKDLKKEDFQLLCPDGQRKSVDKAPECFLAKAPNHAVVSRKDKASCVSKMLLDQQLLFGRNGNDCSGKFCLFHSATKDLLFRDDTQCLAKLPEDTTYKSYLGAEYITAVANLRQCSTSKLLEACTFHTS encoded by the exons atgaGGGTGATTGGGCAAGAGGGCTGCGCAAACACAGGAGGTCAAAGATTCTGCTTGCCAGCTGGGCCGGAGATAAAGGGGCCCGGGACGCCGGGCGGCGGCGCAGAAGCCCACAGGTCTGTGCTCCAGGCTCCCAGCCACAGGCCCAGGAAGATGAGGCTCGCCGTCCGCGCTCTGCTGGCCTGCGCGGTCCTGG GGCTGTGTCTGGCTGTCTCCCCTGACAGAACTGTGAGATGGTGCACTGTCTCAAATCATGAGGCCAGTAAGTGTTCCAGTttcatggaaaatatgaaaactgtCCTTGAAAATGGTCCTTTTGTCAGCTGTGTGAAGAGAACCTCCTACCTTGAGTGCATCAAGGCTATTTGG GCAAATGAAGCAGATGCTGTGACACTTGATGCAGGTTTGGTGTTTGAGGCAGGCCTGAACCCCTACAACCTAAAGCCTGTAGTGGCAGAGTTCTATGGGAAAGATAAGG AAACCCGCTATTATGCTGTGGCTGTGGTGAAGAAGAGCAGTACATTCAATCTGAATCAGCTCCAAGGCAAGAAATCCTGCCACACAGGCCTTGGCAGGTCTGCTGGGTGGAACATCCCCATGGGCTTACTTTATTGGAAGTTGCCAGAGCCACGTGAATCTCTTCAGAAGG CAGCGTCCAGTTTCTTCGCGGCCAGCTGTGTTCCCTGTGTGGATCGGACAGCTTTCCCCAAACTGTGTCAACTGTGTGTGGGGAAAGGGACGGACAAGTGTGCCTGCTCCAACCATGAGCCATACTTCGGCTACTCGGGTGCCTTCAA GTGTCTGATGGAGGACGCTGGGGAAGTGGCCTTTGTCAAGCATTCAACAGTGTTGG AGAACCTGCCAAACAAAGCTGACCTGGACCAGTATGAGCTGCTCTGTCCAGACAACACCCGAAAGCCAGTGGAGGAATATAGGCAGTGCCACCTGGCCATGGTCCCTTCCCATGCTGTTGTGGCCCGAAGTGTGGGGGGCAAGGAAGACTTGATCTGGGAGCTTCTAAACCAGGCCCAG GAACATTATGGCAAAGACAAATCTAAAGTCTTCCAGCTCTTCAGCTCATCTTTGGGGAAGGACCTGCTGTTTAAAGACTCTGCTGAAGGGTTTTTTAGGATTCCTCCTAAAATGGACACTTGGCTGTACCTGGGATATGAGTATGTCACTGCTCTTCGGAACCTAAGGGAAGATGTGC GCCCAGACACCCCAAGGGATGAATGCAAGAAGGTGAAATGGTGTGCAGTAGGTCACCATGAGATTGCCAAGTGTGATGAGTGGAGTGTAAACAGCGAAGGGAAAATAGAGTGTGAATCAGCAGAGTCTACTGAAGACTGTATTGCCAAGATTGCG AAAGGAGAGGCTGATGCCATGAGCTTGGATGGAGGCTATATCTACATAGCGGGCCAGTGCGGTCTGGTGCCTGTCCTGGCAGAGAACTACA AAACTCAGGGCTCTACATGTAGCGACACAGCAGAGGAAG GGTATCTTGCTGTGGCCGTAGTTAAGAAATTAGATGAAACCATCTCTTGGAATAATCTGCAAGGCAGGAAGTCCTGCCACACTGCAGTAGAGAGAACCGCAGGCTGGAACATTCCCATGGGCCTGCTCTACAACAGGATCAACCACTGTGAATTTG ATAAATTTTTCTCTCAAGGCTGTGCCCCCGGATCTATGCGGAATTCCAGTCTCTGTGCTCTGTGTATTGGCTCAGCAAATGTTCCAGGAAAGGAGTGTGTTCCCAATAACCATGAGAGATACTATGGCTACACAGGGGCTTTCAG GTGTCTGGTTGAGAAGGGAGATGTGGCCTTTGTGAAAGACCAGACTGTCTTGCAGAACACTGGGG GAAAGAACACTGAAGATTGGGCTAAGGATCTGAAGAAAGAGGACTTTCAGCTGCTGTGCCCTGATGGCCAAAGGAAGTCTGTGGACAAGGCTCCTGAGTGCTTCCTAGCCAAAGCCCCAAATCATGCTGTGGTCTCAAGGAAAGACAAGGCATCTTGTGTTAGCAAAATGTTACTTGACCAGCAG CTTTTgtttggaagaaatggaaatgactGCTCGGGCAAGTTTTGCTTGTTCCACTCAGCAACGAAGGACCTTCTGTTCAGGGACGACACACAATGTTTGGCCAAACTTCCAGAGGACACAACATATAAATCATACTTAGGAGCAGAGTATATCACGGCTGTTGCTAACCTGAGACAATGCTCCACCTCGA AACTCCTGGAGGCCTGCACTTTCCATACATCTTAA